Genomic segment of Microbacterium hydrocarbonoxydans:
GCGATCGGCCAGATGGGAAGTCGACGATGGATGTGGTCGGCCGCCCGAGCGGCGGCCGCGGTCTTCGACGACGGGATCGTGCGTATGCTCGCCGAACGCAACGTTCGCCTCGCGAGAGAGGCTGGCGCCTTGACCACGCTGCCCGGCGCGCTGGCGGCCCTGTCCGCGACCCTGGCGCTCTGCGGCGACCTTCGACAGGCGGCCGAACTGGCGGAGGAGGGCGCCGCCATCTCGCACGCGACAGGCGCGGTGGCGCAGCCTTACGCGCGCCTCATCGTCGCCGCCTGGCGCGGACAGGAGGCGGAGACCACACGTCTCTACGCCGAGTGCGGCCAGCGGGCGCGAACGCGAAACGGCGGCACATTGACCGCGACCGCCAACTACGCGCTGGCCGTCCTGCACAACGGCCGAGGGAGCTACCCCGCCGCGGTGGAGGCCGCCGTTCGAGCAACCGGGACGCACGAGTTCTCGAACAGTGGCATCAGTTTTCCCGAGCTCGTGGAAGCAGCCGTTCGCGCCGACGAGCGGAAGCTCGCGGAGTCGGCGCTGGAAGAGTTCTGCGCTCGTGCGGAGGCGAGCGGTACACCCTGGGCACTCGGGCTGGCCGCGCGTTCGCGGGCTCTGGTCGCCACCGACGACAGCGCCGAAGCGCACTACCGGGCATCGATCGAACGGCTGTCCGCCTCCGCTGTGAAAGGCGACCTCTATCGCTCGCACCTCGTCTTCGGCGAATGGCTGCGGCGCAGCGGACGACGACAGGACGCGCGCGAGCAGCTCCGCATCGCGCACGACTCGCTGGCCGCGATGGGCGCCGATGCCTTCGCCGCGCGCGCCGCTCGCGAACTGCTCGCCACCGGCGAGAACCCGCGCCGAGGCTCGGATCGACCCACAGACGCGCTGACCGCGCACGAACTGCAGATAGCCCGGATGGTGGCCACCGGCGCGACGTCTCGCGAGGTCGGCACGGAGCTCTTCCTCAGCAAACGGACCATCGATGCACACCTGCGCAGTATCTTCCGGAAGTTGAGCATCACCTCTCGCCGACAGTTGAAGAGTCTTCTTCCCCCCTAGACCGACACCTCGCGCTTGACCGTGTTCTGAGAACACAGGGTTCACTGACAGGCGAGCCGGTCCGCTGGCGCGAGGAAGGTGTCTCTGATGATCGATACGAGTTCGGATGACGGTGCGACGATGCCGCGGTTCGAAGGGATCAGGGCGCTGTTCATCAACGCGACCCTCAAGCGGTCGCCCGAGCCGAGCCACACGGATGGGCTGATCCGCATCAGCAGCCAGATCATGCGCGATCATGGCGCGCACGTCGAGGAGATCCGCGCGGTCGACCACGACATCGCGACGGGTGTATGGCCCGACATGACCGAGCACGGCTGGGATGTCGATGAGTGGCCCGAGATCTCTCGCAAGGTGCTCGCCGCTGACATCCTGGTCCTCGCCGGGCCGATCTGGCTGGGTGACAACAGCTCGGTGATGAAGCGGGTGATCGAGCGGCTCTACGGCGGCTCCGCTCAGCTCAACGACACGGGCCAGTACGCCTATTACGGCCGGGTGGCAGGCTGCCTCATCACCGGCAACGAGGACGGGGTCAAGCACTGCGCGATGAACGTGCTCTACAGCCTGCAGCACCTCGGCTACACCATCCCGCCGCAGGCCGACGCCGGCTGGATCGGCGAGGCCGGACCCGGACCGGGTTACCTCGATCCGGGGTCGGGCGGCCCGGAGAACGACTTCACGAACCGCAACACGACGTTCATGACGTACAACCTGCTGCACCTCGCGGCCATGCTCAAGAGCGCGGGAGGCGTTCCCGCATACGGCAACCGCCGCAGCGAGTGGGAGGCGGGTTGCTCCCCGCACCAGTACAACCCTGAATACCGCTGACCGGGACGGAGAGAACATGAGCACGGACACGACCATGGCGACCACGGGCTGGCCGCGGCTGAGAGTCGATGACTGGACGGCGACTCGCGACACGCTGCACATGTGGACGCAGATCGTGGGCAAAGTGCGACTCGCGCATGCGCCATTGATGAACCACTGGTGGCAGGTGACGCTCTACGTCACCCCTCGGGGGTTGGCGACCGGCAGCATCCCCGCGGGTCGACGTCTGTTCGATCTCGAGTTCGATTTCATCGACCATCGGCTCCGGCTCCGCAGCAGTGACGGCGAATCGCGAACCATCCGGCTGGAGGCGGTGCCGGTGGCAGGATTCCACGCCCGGGTTCTGCGCGCTCTGAGCGAGTTGGGCATCGACGCGGAGATCTCGTCCGGGCCCAACGAAGTGGAACCCGCGATCCCGTTCGCGCAGGACACCGAGCACGCGTCCTACGACCCGGCTGCGGCTCGCCTGTTCTGGGAGCAGCTGATGCAGGCGCATCGGATCATGGAGGAGTTCCGGTCGCATTTCGTCGGCAAGGTCAGCCCTGTCCACTTCTTCTGGGGGTCGATGGACCTCGCCTGCACCCGATTCTCGGGCAGAGACGCGCCCGAGCATCCCGGCGGTGCACCGAACGTGGGTGACTGGGTGATGGTGGAGGGGTACTCGAAGGAGCTCTTCAGCTGCGGGTTCTGGCCCGGCGGGGGAGACCAGGGCGCGTTCTACGCGTACGCCTACCCGGAGCCCGAGGGCTTCGCGGAGCGCCCGATCGGTGTGGACGGCGCGTACTACAGCGTCGAGAACGGTCAGTTCCTGCTGCCGTACGAAGCGGTGGCCGACGCGGAGGATCCGGATGGCGCGGTGCTCGATTTCCTGCACGGCACGTACCAGGCCGCCGCGGAACACGGCGGCTGGGACAGGGACATGTTGGAAGACGATCCGAGCCGATGGGACCACGTCCGTCGCACCCGGTCGCCGCCGGCGCTGTCACGCGACCGAGCACCCCATGAGTCACTGACGAAGGAAGGGTCCGAATGAAAGCTCACGACGACGACGGCGACCGCGCCGCTCGAGCCGCAGAACTGGGATGCGCGGCATTGGTGGATGCGATGGGACGGATCCACCCGCACCGGGCCCACCTCCTGCCCTTGACGAGTCCGGACCCGAGCCGTGCACTGTTCGGTCCGGCGGCGACCATGGCCTTCATGCCCTACCGCGACGATCTTCCCCCGACGGATTTCGCGCACCTGTTCCACCAAGCCCTGGGTTCGGCCCCGAAGGGCCGGGTTCCGGTGCTCTCCAGTGGTGGATACCCGGAGACATCCCACGGAAGGGGAACGAAACTCTCCCGTGGAGATCAGCATGAGATCGCGGGTGTGCTCGCCGACGGGCGCCTGCGTGATTTCGCCCAGTTGGCTGAATACGGGTTCCCGACATGGTGCCGCGGTGAGGCGACGCAGTGGGGCGGGAACATCGTGATGCCGTACGCAGCGGACGTCGCGGTCGAGGTCGGCGGCGTCACGATCGTCCCCGGGGACTACATCTATGCGGATACCGCCGGCGCGGTGGTCATCCCGGCAGGAAGCATCGACGACATCCTCGCCGAAGCGCACCGCGTGGATGAGGAGGATGCGCGCGCGGTGGAGCGGATCCGCGTCGAGCGCCTCGAAGACATGAGAGGGACGACATCGTGACGCCCGAGTATGACGGTGCAGTGATCGTGGGGCACATTCCCGGAGGGGACCCCGCAGTCCTGCGACACGCGAGCGCGCTCGCGGTGGCGACGGGTGTGCCGCTCATCGTGGCCCACATCGACACGAGCCGAGTGATCGACGCTCCGGATCCGGACGGCGCCGCTCCCGGCGCGGCGGTCAGCGAAGCATTGCGGCGCGGCCGAAGAGATCTTGCCGTCGTCCAGGCCGAGGCCGACCTGGCTCTGACGGACTCGCCGGCGCGCTGGACGGTTCTCCAGCGCGTCGGCGACCCCGCCATGGCACTGCACGATCTCGCCGAGCGGACACAAGCATCGATGATCGTGATCGGGACCCGTCGGGACGAGATTGGCGCGGCCGTTCGCGAATTCCTTAACGGTTCGGTCGCGCTCAGACTTGCCCGCCACCAGTCGCGCCCCGTCGTCATCGTCCCCACCGGAGTGGTGCATCCCTGGCGGAGCCGCACCCTGACGTGACGAGTCGCGGCGCTGCAGCGCTCAGCGCCTGCTCTCGACCCGACCGATCGGCTCGACGCCGTCGCCGAATGCGGCGCGGGCAGCGGGCCAGCTGCTCTCATCGACGTGCAGCGCGGTTCGGAGGTAGGCGGTGCTGAGTCGCTGGATGACGGCGACGCGCTGCGGGTCTTCGTCCGTCGTCTCCGCGACCTCGTAGCCGACGATCCCACCGAGTCCGTGCTCGGCACCGAAGAAGGTGAGGAGGTCGGTTGCACCGGGACTGTGCGTGTAGGCGTCGGTGAACCAGTCGGGTCCGCGGCTCGACATCTTCGATTGGTCGTGGTCGCCCGCCACGACGAGGGTCGGTGTGGTGAGTTCAGCGAACGACGGACGCATGAACGGAAAGTTCGCCTGCGCGAACGGGTGCAGGTCATCGCCTGCGAGGCCGGTCGCCGCGAAGAGGATGCCCGCACTCACACGACTGTCGGACATGTCGTCACCGAGCTCTCCTGTCTCGTCGAGGATCCGCGCACCGAGCAGGGCCTGAGCAGTCTGTCCGCCCCAGGAGTGTCCGGTCGCTGCCACTCGGCTGCCGTCCATCCGGCCGGCGAGGCCCGGTACGGCCGCTTCGATGGCGTCGAGCTGGTCGAGGATACGGGTGAGATCCGAGATCCGCTCGGTCCAGATCGAAGGGAAGACCGGATGGTCGAACCCGAACCCGTTCCGTCGGGAGTCGAGGTGGGTCGGCTGGATGACGACGAAGCCGCGGGAGGCCCAGAAGGCGGTGAGTGGTGCGTAGCCGTCGAGGTTCCATCCGTTGCCGTGCGAGAAGAGCACGATCGGGAGGTCGGTGCCGGATGCCGGTGCCGACACTCGCACTTCGAGGGGGACGGGGCGGCCGGGGGCCGAGAGCTCGACGGGGGCGACCGACACGACCGGAGCCCCCGCGCCGAGGATGGCGTCGAGGGTGTGCGCGACAGAGGAACTCATGAAATGCCTTTCCGGACTGACTGGTCTGCGATACTGATATCGGAACAACGATCCATAACATTACGGAACGGTGATCCGTAATGCAAGTCGATGGTGCGCGCGGAAAGAGAGTTCATGTCGGACGAACAGATCGGGGACGCCGGACGCCAGGTGGGCCGACCGCGCCGTGACGCTCAGCTGCTGCTCGACGCTGCAGCATCCGTCTTCGTGGAATCGGGTGTCGATGCGCCGGTCCGGGAGATCGCGGCGCGCGCCGGCGTCGGGGTCGGCACGATCTACCGGCACTTTCCGACGCGGCCCGACCTCGTGGTCGCCGTGTATCGGCATCAGGTGGAGGCGTGCGCCGATGCCGGCCCCCGGTTGCTGGCAGAGAGCGCGACGCCCGAGGCGGCGCTTCGAGCCTGGGTCGCGCTGTTCGTCGACTTCCTGGTCACCAAACACGGACTCGCCGGCGCGCTGCAGGGAACGGGCGCAGACGCCCGCGCCCTGCACACCTACTTCGTCGACCGTCTGGTTCCGGTCTGCGGCTCGCTCCTCGACGCTGCGCTCGATCCAGCGCATGCGGCGGACTCAGTGGATGTGTACAACGTGCTCAAGGGGATCGGCAATCTCTGCATCGGTGCGGCCGCCGACCCCCGTTACGACGCGGATGCCCTCGTGCAGCTGCTCATCTCGGGAGTCCTGGCTTCGGGAACCGACGACCCCGCCGCGTGATCGACTCGGGAACTTCCCCGGTCTATCGATTTCCCACCGTGAGGCCAGCCGCTCGCAGTTCGACGAGATAGGCGCTGTCGGAGGGATGTAGGTAGTACGCCTCGGATTGCGCGTCGCCGGAGGCCGATCTGCGGACGAGAGATCCCCCGGCTCCGATCACGGCGTCCATGGCGTCTGTGGTCAGGGGCATCCCGGGGTTGTGGAGGAGCCACTCTTGCGCGGACTTGCTGCAGCGTTGAAACCAGTGCTGACCGTCGTTGTTCGTCATGAGGTCACTTCACATCATGTTGCTGCCACATGGTCAAGCGTTCGTGTCGCGGCGAGCGAAGCACCCGCCTCGGTTCGCAGAAGGAGTTGACCCTGTGGCAGCAACACGGTGTTCGATAGCTGCATCTTGCCTCGCGCGGCCCTTCGAAGGAGAACTTCATGACCGAGATCACAGTCGTCCTCGTCCACGGCGCTTTCGCCGAATCGTCGAGCTGGAGCGGCGTGATCCGCGCCCTGCAGAAGCGCGGAGTCTCCGCGTTCGCGACGCCGAATCCCCTGCGAAGCGTGGCAACCGATGCCGCCAACGTGCGCAGCGCTGTCGAGTCGGTCGACGGGCCCGTGCTCCTGGTCGGTCACTCCTACGGAGGCGCCGTGACTACCGAAGCCGCCGGGGGGAGCGATGCGGTGAAGGGCCTCGTCTATGTCGCCGCGTTCGCTCCCGACCAGGGGGAGACGGCGCTCGGACTGACCGGGCAGTTCGAGGGCAGCACCCTCGGCGATACAGTTCGCGCCTATCCGCTCGAAGACGGCACCAACGACCTCGTTGTCGACCGCGAACTGTTCCCGAACCAGTTCGCGGCCGACGTGGACATCGAGGATGCTCGGATCGCCGCGGCGACGCAGCGCCCCATCCGCGACTTCGCACTCGGCGAGGCTCAGCCGTCGGTGACGCCGGCCTGGAAGAGGCTTCCGTCGTGGTTCATCTTCGGCACCGGAGACAAGAACATCCCCGCCGAGGGGCTGCGGTTCATGGCCGATCGGGCGGGTTCGAGGAAGACCGTCGAGATCGAAGGGGCTTCGCACTCGGTCATGGTCTCGAATCCGGAAGCCGTCGCCGACCTCATCGGCGAGGCGATCGCCGAACTGGGCTGAGCGGGCGTGCAGCATGAAGATCCTCAACCTCGTCCTCAACGCCGTGATCCTTCTCTCCGCGATGCTGTTCCTCGCCTACGTCGGATATCACTACTTCGACTTCGGCCTGTTCAAGACGCTCCCCTCAGGAGTGTCCGGGTTCTTCCTCAGCGCCGGCGCTCTGCAGTACGTGGCGCTCGGCCTGCTCATCGCGGCGGCGATCGGGAAGATCCTCCTCAGCCGCGCCCTGAAGCGGCGGGATGCCGGAACCCGGCCTGACGGCGCGGTTCTCAGGTGATGCGCAGGGCGGCCAGGACGGCGCGCAGGTGCGCGTCTCAGAGCAGCAGCTGCCCGAGTGGACCCACCAGGTAGCGCAGCGAGTACGCCTCCCAGACGGCGCCGATGATCAGCAGCACGAGCGCCGGGAGCGCGAGCAGGCCCAGCTGGCGGAGGCCACGCAGATAGCCTTGGCGCCGGTTCTTCGCCTGCGCCGTGCGTGGGAACAGCCAGTACTTGCCGATCAGGAACGCGCCGAGCAGGAACAGTATGTACGCCTGCAGCTCGATCAGGAAAGTGAGGGAATGCGGGATCATGGCGACCCATCCCGCGGGCGTGGTCTGGACGATCGTGATTCCGGTGGTCACCGCCCAGTACCCGAAGAACGCGAGCCCGGCGAACGGCACGATGAGCGAAGGCAGCACGATGGTCAGGGCGCTCAGGCGGAAGAGGTTCACGCCGAAGATGGCCAGGGCGAACAGCGGGGGAGTGTTGAAGAGCCAGCGCACCAGTTCGCCGGTGCCGTCCGCTTCCAGCCCGGCGGCCTTGGCAGCGACGAGGTCGGGGAAGAGAAGCCCGGCGACGAACCCGATGAGGGCGAGGCCGTAGGCCGCCGCGTTGAGGATGAGGTAGACGCGCATGTTCTCGCGCACGACCCGGAAGGGTCGTCGCCAGAAGCGCACGCGCTCGGGATGGACGATGGAGGTCTGCGGAGTGGTCATGCATTCATCACACTCCGTCCCTCATCGAGCGAGTAGTGCGCCGGTGTCATGAGAACAGGTGACACCGTGTCATATCGTGTCGCCGCCTTGGCGCCTGACGGAGTGCACGCGGCACTGCACGCCGCCCCGTCGCCGTCGCTTCCCGAGCTGCTCGCGATCGTGGGGGACGCGGCGCGCGTCGTCACCGTCGCCGACAAGGGCGGTGCCTCGAAGCTCGGCATCCGTGCCGTGGATGCTGTCAACGATTCGGCTCTTCTCGAACGCGCCGCCGATCTCGGCCACCGGGGCCTCTACTCGCCGCGCGTCGATCAGGTGCTCCCACTCGCTTCCATCGCCAAGGCGCACGAGCTGGCCGCGGGCGGCGCCGGCAAAGTCGTGGTCATCGTGCCATGACTTCGATGGGCCGAGCGCTCGCGACTCAGATTGCGCGGGTGCTCAACCAGTCGCGGATGATCCGCACGACGTCGTCGAGGTTCGACTCCAGCACGAAGTGCCCGGCGTCGAGGAGCTCGATGCGCGCGTCGGGTGAGTCCCGCCGGAAGGCCTCAGCGCCGGCCGCGGCGAAGATCTCGTCGTTGCGGCCCCAGACGGCGAGCACCGGCACTCCGCTGGTGCGCAGCCACTCCTGAATGAACGGGTAGAGCGCCCGGTTGTTCTCGTAATCGCCGAAGAGATGCAGTTGTGCGCGATCGATTCCCGGTCGGGCGAGGAGGGCGAGGTCGTGCTCCCACGCGTCGGGGTCGACAAGGGTCGCATCGGGCACACCGTGCAGGTACTGCCATTCGACGGCTTCCCGCTCGAGCGCCGGGCGCAACGCGCGCTCGTTCTCGTCAGAGGGATCGTCGTGATACGCCCAGATAGGCGCCCAGAACT
This window contains:
- a CDS encoding flavodoxin family protein, with protein sequence MIDTSSDDGATMPRFEGIRALFINATLKRSPEPSHTDGLIRISSQIMRDHGAHVEEIRAVDHDIATGVWPDMTEHGWDVDEWPEISRKVLAADILVLAGPIWLGDNSSVMKRVIERLYGGSAQLNDTGQYAYYGRVAGCLITGNEDGVKHCAMNVLYSLQHLGYTIPPQADAGWIGEAGPGPGYLDPGSGGPENDFTNRNTTFMTYNLLHLAAMLKSAGGVPAYGNRRSEWEAGCSPHQYNPEYR
- a CDS encoding DUF5996 family protein translates to MSTDTTMATTGWPRLRVDDWTATRDTLHMWTQIVGKVRLAHAPLMNHWWQVTLYVTPRGLATGSIPAGRRLFDLEFDFIDHRLRLRSSDGESRTIRLEAVPVAGFHARVLRALSELGIDAEISSGPNEVEPAIPFAQDTEHASYDPAAARLFWEQLMQAHRIMEEFRSHFVGKVSPVHFFWGSMDLACTRFSGRDAPEHPGGAPNVGDWVMVEGYSKELFSCGFWPGGGDQGAFYAYAYPEPEGFAERPIGVDGAYYSVENGQFLLPYEAVADAEDPDGAVLDFLHGTYQAAAEHGGWDRDMLEDDPSRWDHVRRTRSPPALSRDRAPHESLTKEGSE
- a CDS encoding RraA family protein, giving the protein MKAHDDDGDRAARAAELGCAALVDAMGRIHPHRAHLLPLTSPDPSRALFGPAATMAFMPYRDDLPPTDFAHLFHQALGSAPKGRVPVLSSGGYPETSHGRGTKLSRGDQHEIAGVLADGRLRDFAQLAEYGFPTWCRGEATQWGGNIVMPYAADVAVEVGGVTIVPGDYIYADTAGAVVIPAGSIDDILAEAHRVDEEDARAVERIRVERLEDMRGTTS
- a CDS encoding universal stress protein, with the protein product MGHIPGGDPAVLRHASALAVATGVPLIVAHIDTSRVIDAPDPDGAAPGAAVSEALRRGRRDLAVVQAEADLALTDSPARWTVLQRVGDPAMALHDLAERTQASMIVIGTRRDEIGAAVREFLNGSVALRLARHQSRPVVIVPTGVVHPWRSRTLT
- a CDS encoding alpha/beta fold hydrolase — its product is MSSSVAHTLDAILGAGAPVVSVAPVELSAPGRPVPLEVRVSAPASGTDLPIVLFSHGNGWNLDGYAPLTAFWASRGFVVIQPTHLDSRRNGFGFDHPVFPSIWTERISDLTRILDQLDAIEAAVPGLAGRMDGSRVAATGHSWGGQTAQALLGARILDETGELGDDMSDSRVSAGILFAATGLAGDDLHPFAQANFPFMRPSFAELTTPTLVVAGDHDQSKMSSRGPDWFTDAYTHSPGATDLLTFFGAEHGLGGIVGYEVAETTDEDPQRVAVIQRLSTAYLRTALHVDESSWPAARAAFGDGVEPIGRVESRR
- a CDS encoding TetR/AcrR family transcriptional regulator; the encoded protein is MSDEQIGDAGRQVGRPRRDAQLLLDAAASVFVESGVDAPVREIAARAGVGVGTIYRHFPTRPDLVVAVYRHQVEACADAGPRLLAESATPEAALRAWVALFVDFLVTKHGLAGALQGTGADARALHTYFVDRLVPVCGSLLDAALDPAHAADSVDVYNVLKGIGNLCIGAAADPRYDADALVQLLISGVLASGTDDPAA
- a CDS encoding alpha/beta hydrolase: MTEITVVLVHGAFAESSSWSGVIRALQKRGVSAFATPNPLRSVATDAANVRSAVESVDGPVLLVGHSYGGAVTTEAAGGSDAVKGLVYVAAFAPDQGETALGLTGQFEGSTLGDTVRAYPLEDGTNDLVVDRELFPNQFAADVDIEDARIAAATQRPIRDFALGEAQPSVTPAWKRLPSWFIFGTGDKNIPAEGLRFMADRAGSRKTVEIEGASHSVMVSNPEAVADLIGEAIAELG
- a CDS encoding zinc-binding dehydrogenase, coding for MSYRVAALAPDGVHAALHAAPSPSLPELLAIVGDAARVVTVADKGGASKLGIRAVDAVNDSALLERAADLGHRGLYSPRVDQVLPLASIAKAHELAAGGAGKVVVIVP
- a CDS encoding alpha/beta hydrolase, with the protein product MAAVHHRTVLVNGYEVFYREAGPADAPVLLLLHGYPTSSHMFRHLIPALAGDYRVIAPDHIGFGRSATPSLDEFPYTFDALTQVTLGFLREVGITRYTVYVQDYGAPIAWRLALADPDSVEGIISQNGNAYEEGFVPEFWAPIWAYHDDPSDENERALRPALEREAVEWQYLHGVPDATLVDPDAWEHDLALLARPGIDRAQLHLFGDYENNRALYPFIQEWLRTSGVPVLAVWGRNDEIFAAAGAEAFRRDSPDARIELLDAGHFVLESNLDDVVRIIRDWLSTRAI